From one Dermatophagoides farinae isolate YC_2012a chromosome 5, ASM2471394v1, whole genome shotgun sequence genomic stretch:
- the LOC124498763 gene encoding uncharacterized protein LOC124498763, with amino-acid sequence MAAKNYLKFLLFSTLLCFTQQQHQQQQNQLKIDPFIKRILTTTANGDNSGGSRFDLMIEPHVSNVEMLHSPSPSLSSSQQQQQQQQQQQQESSDNLDEQNSTMTNNNVFQPLSSSSSTWSQNFNDNQINTNSSLITANISATPISTDSFSHWNPSPIINTKPLTFTRYALFDSFYDQPSSSTNNHSLIRRRRIWSDTTLESDESDNDLQMMKILPSPPSPSSSSSSISLATPPTNNHFSLMIKSPQSSLSTSTTSYPKETIFDDDDHENDDDDSRDDMNLDYDIDDMTRVTNEDNSGPNNSDEINENDDSNGEDGQQQQQQRQQKHHHRPSSIRIMATRNGSLFGMVNAANDENSLNNGDGDLLNSSGSTSNQNFIIPDQIMPYLNAYSTHLNSEIGKSSSPSMANVKPINGNNDDVFIVHHQHHYPPMFMNSESVTGSSSMTSGSMIQPNHHHANVLSPATQTPFRPMKNRHKVNRKKSKKLQIVYIKVPLLNLMDGSTTTTTTTTKSDAASSTKHSSMEIDDIDDGNNNNNNSGSQEDLNEMAILTSMKNMAKTTTTTTTTTTTPRPESLNKREHSTSLSSIQKTIIDEEPIDIDLNQQTRNENGGGGGGNNKQQPPTSANLMDLNDRFYYFMMNKMKNFTTSNNNNGGAGDETIMMNTTVAVDDENDNYLMIKSKSKPTTTTTTVEQQHYQSEAIPVSKHHYEIYHNNNNNEKDSLLLNERDNINTNSIYMDTGFGDKDANASTTYQSSLEPLLYHYTPGSNNSWPPEKSLGILPILIQIEDKKSDNEIIDGTSNNNNNNNNGQQQQNSVDYRNNNNMMMMTMQERLYGQPMNIINNQNNDWSQRENGNGVGAVNHNNQWPVVNNKQQQQPPQHPARNVIFHNNKPTSLAINPSATNLYPDYHHHHHYNNNNQNLHTNNNRLRFSPFGPSSYIDDEQNLMNMIGNNGVHPIATTTAANNKFLNPIYPSASDAHLNYYGPIIQATRAPPLLPPTAAAAAAATATTIPLTPSPSIINVNHLLGATNTNPNTNFNYRLLEYWLLRNQLSKTPSSINANINHMNRMKINQDLLAAMQTKLFAPKTTTSSAATTTLPIELEQIYFSQNNYPGYTYGDFMKMPDKYKDAILRSKLLAPLTATATTTSSMINPLDVSTKDLATLASFIWQQQHQQQQQQQTTTGNNKESNKNNKNGNNNNLNNKKRTRSSLKTALAKQFSLSGLTSSNDGGSGTIINTGNNNDKRMIKDDSSSTITTDNNNNNGNGSLMDKRKKSRRNLTKFGLFG; translated from the exons atggcggccaaaaattatttaaaatttttattattttccacTTTATTGTGTtttacacaacaacaacatcaacaacaacaaaatcaattaaaaattgatccatttATCAAACGTattctaacaacaacagcaaatggtgataatagtGGTGGTTCACGTTTTGATCTAATGATTGAACCACATGTATCGAATGTTGAAATGTTAcattcaccatcaccatcactatcatcatcacaacaacaacaacagcagcagcagcagcagcaacaagaATCAAGTGATAATttagatgaacaaaattcaacaatgacaaataataatgtatttcaaccgttatcatcatcatcatcaacatggtcacagaatttcaatgataatcaaatcaacacaAATTCATCACTAATAACAGCAAATATATCGGCAACACCAATATCAACTGATTCATTTAGCCATTGGAATCCATCACCAATAATCAATACAAAGCCATTAACATTTACACGTTATgcattatttgattcattttatgatcaaccatcgtcatcaacaaataacCATTCACTAATTAGACGTAGAAGAATATGGTCAGATACAACATTAGAATCTGATGAATCGGACAATGATTtacagatgatgaaaattctaccatcaccaccatcaccatcatcatcatcatcatcaatatcattagcAACACCGCCaacaaataatcattttagtttgatgataaaatcaccacaatcatcattatcaacatcaacaacaagttatccaaaagaaacaatatttgatgatgatgatcatgaaaatgatgatgatgattcacgtgatgatatgaatcttgattatgatattgatgatatgacACGTGTTACAAATGAAGATAACAGTGGTCCAAATAATAGtgatgaaattaatgaaaatgatgatagtaaTGGTGAAgatggtcaacaacaacaacaacaacgacaacaaaaacatcatcatcgtccaTCATCTATACGCATTATGGCAACAAGAAATGGATCATTATTTGGTATGGTGAATGcagcaaatgatgaaaattcattaaataatggtgatggtgatctGCTGAATTCATCTGGATCAAcatcgaatcaaaatttcataattCCGGATCAAATTATGCCATATTTGAATGCATATTCAACACATTTGAATTCAGAAATtggtaaatcatcatcaccatctatGGCCAATGTTAAACCAAttaatggtaataatgacgatgttttcattgttcatcatcaacatcattatccacCAATGTTTATGAATAGTGAATCGGTCACTGGTAGTTCATCAATGACATCCGGATCAATGATACagccaaatcatcatcacgcaAATGTTCTATCACCGGCAACACAAACACCATTTAGACCGATGAAAAATCGACATAaagtgaatagaaaaaaatcgaaaaaattacaaatcgTTTATATCAAg gTACCATTATTGAATCTAATGGATggctcaacaacaacaacaacgacaacaacaaaatccgatgctgcatcatcaacaaaacattcatcaatggaaattgatgatatcgatgatggtaataataataataataatagtggtAGTCAAGaagatttaaatgaaatggcAATATTAACatcgatgaaaaatatggcaaaaacgacaaccacaacgacgacaacaacaacaacacctaGACCAGAATCATTAAATAAAAGAGAACATTctacatcattatcgtcgatacaaaaaacaattatcgaTGAAGAGCCAATAGATATCGAtttgaatcaacaaacacgtaatgaaaatggtggtggtggtggtggtaataataaacaacagcCACCAACATCAGCAAATCTAATGGATTTAAATGATCGTTTCTattattttatgatgaataaaatgaaaaattttacaacatcaaataataataatggcggTGCTGGTGatgaaacaataatgatgaatactactgttgctgttgatgatgaaaatgataattatttgatgataaaatccaaatcaaaaccaacaacaacaacaacaactgttgaacaacaacattatcaatcGGAAGCAATACCAGTATCGaaacatcattatgaaatttatcataataataataataatgagaaagATTCATTATTGCTAAATGAACGTGATAATATAAATACAAATTCCATTTATATGGATACAGGATTCGGTGATAAAGATGCAAATGCATCGACAacatatcaatcatcattagagCCATTACTTTATCATTATACACCTGGTAGTAATAATTCATGGCCACCGGAAAAAAGTCTTGGCATATTGCCAATACTTATACAGATTGAAGATAAAAAATCggataatgaaataattgatgGTACTagtaataacaataataataataataatggccaacaacaacaaaattctgttgattatcgaaataataataatatgatgatgatgacgatgcaAGAAAGACTTTATGGACAGccaatgaatattattaataatcaaaataatgattggtCACAACGAGAAAATGGTAATGGTGTTGGTGCTgtaaatcataataatcaatggccagttgttaataataaacaacaacaacaaccaccacaacaTCCAGCACGTAATGTTattttccataataataaaccaaCATCATTAGCTATTAATCCAAGTGCAACAAATTTATATCcggattatcatcatcatcatcattataataataataatcaaaatttgcaTACAAACAATAATCGTTTACGTTTTAGTCCATTtggtccatcatcatatatagaTGATGAACAGAATTTAATGAACATGATCGGCAATAATGGTGTTCATCCGATAGCTACAACAACAGCtgccaataataaattcttgaATCCAATATATCCAAGTGCATCGGATGcacatttaaattattatggtCCAATCATACAAGCAACAAGAGCGCCACCACTTCTTCCTCctacagcagcagcagcagcagcagcaacagcaacaacaataccgCTTACACCATCtccatcaataataaatgtaaatCATTTATTAGGTGCCACAAATACGAATCCAAatacaaatttcaattatcgTTTATTAGAATATTGGCTATTACGTAACCAATTGTCAAaaacaccatcatcgataaatGCAAATATAAATCATATGAATCGtatgaaaattaatcaagATCTTTTAGCGGCTatgcaaacaaaattatttgcaccaaaaacaacaacatcatcggcggccacaacaacattaccaattgaattggaacaaatttatttttcacaaaaCAATTATCCTGGTTATACATATGGTGATTTTATGAAAATGCCCGATAAATATAAGGATGCTATTTTACGATCCAAATTATTGGCACCTttaacagcaacagcaacaacaacatcatcgatgataaaTCCATTGGATGTATCGACAAAAGATTTAGCAACATTGGCTTCATTCATTtggcagcagcagcaccaacaacaacaacaacaacaaacgacaaCCGGCAACAATAAAGAATcaaacaagaataataaaaatggcaacaacaataatttaaataataaaaaacgtacacgatcatcattgaaaacgGCATTGGctaaacaattttcattgagtGGATTAACATCTAGCAATGATGGTGGCAGtggaacaataataaatactggtaataataatgataaaagaaTGATTAAAGATGattcttcatcaacaataacaactgataataataataataacggtAATGGTAGTTTAATGGATAAACGTAAAAAATCACGAAGAAATTTAACAAAATTTGGTCTATTTGGTtga
- the Lst8 gene encoding MTOR associated protein, LST8, giving the protein MQKVDTRHTYQQMIQQHQAAAQQNYQPSNQLILASGGYDNTIRMWNVDKGFCDKSIQNPDNSHVNALAITPTRELLASAGFQHIRLYDVQSNASTPLINFEGISKNVSSIGFSPNTTFMYTGGEDFYARIWDIRSRRLTCQRHCGLKTPINSLFLHPNEIEIYIADQSGSIWIWNLQNDQLQRLFVTNDGFIQHIAYDKECRLLAAIDTLGKCYIFRNTSFLPPEMLEEKNGEMTASGYLHRRLIFQAHDKYGLKCCFSPDSTLLATSSADTTVKFWRTSDLSIVNSTNTIQIDDPSELKANQKPKSQTNAVTYEQFIRYKDLWHNTDDGAGTEFDPAAVAMLGAPFLARLFPWKKIKPQKPPRCYLKRRRHNHTCNASNRNTCCKYVNNNNNNSNNNNNHNNNNNNNGRLSANGCALCAYRDRSLNNILRRNINTTRQSSFYVVNGKEKNSVAGSGRLSSTDPLNSPVRTSLNNHNSMIKTKNGIFGDSMQSSLNDLKQYYRYQQQNNYHHNQNHHHHHHHHHNFHHSQFGGGNQLYQSVYTKYLDNDYNELFNKLEDISIHNGGTGNGNNGNITDIFTLERQEDEEFLNIIKELKLVDSDFDCEYDDEINRNDNGHPDNGHPDNGHHDDDDDDDVDDDESDDDADANDDQQTEGHYSFEMKTDDEDEDDDEDLDDDDDDDEVDEDDDDDDDDDDGSGDIVKPPKIENNKKNYIGKQMTTKRSISATNSLSNSSSRSNSKHRNHNNNQINQQQNSDCCCSCDCFKKEKLTNGLPNLSNHNNNNNFIDDNDHYENGGGESDDNNNGGGNSERRVKKKQKNEWSLTEQITPFQTLKRPNQKWVWDLAFSADSQYVFTASSDHYVRLWSVYSGQMTREYSGHQKAVTALAFSDVFVE; this is encoded by the exons atgCAAAAAGTCGATACACGTCATACGTATCAACAAAtgatacaacaacatcagGCAGCAGCACAACAGAATTATCAGCCAtctaatcaattaattttagCATCCGGTGGTTATGATAATACTATTCGTATGTGGAATGTGGATAAAGGATTTTGTGATAAATCAATACAGAATCCGGATAATTCACATGTAAATGCATTGGCTATAACGCCTACACGTGAACTATTAGCATCGGCTGGTTTTCAACATATCCGTCTTTATGATGTTCAATCCAATGCAAGTACACctttgattaattttgaaGGCATTTCCAA aaatgttTCAAGCATTGGATTCAGTCCAAACACCACATTCATGTATACAGGTGGTGAAGATTTTTATGCACGTATTTGGGATATACGTTCCCGAAGATTAACATGTCAAAGACATTGTGGCCTAAAAACAccaataaattcattatttttacatccaaatgaaattgaaatctaTATAGCTGATCAAAGTGGTTCAATTTGGATATGGAATCTACAGAATGATCAATTACAACGGTTATTTGTTACTAATGATGGTTTTATTCAACATATTGCATATGATAAAGAATGTAGATTATTGGCCGCCATCGATACATTAGGTAAATGTTATATATTTCGTAATACAAGTTTTCTACCACCAGAAATGCttgaagagaaaaatggTGAAATGACTGCCAGTGGCTATCTACATCGTAGACTCATATTTCAAGCACATGATAAATATGGTCtaaaatgttgtttttcaccTGATTCAACATTGTTGGCCACATCATCGGCTGATACTACAGTAAAATTTTGGCGTACATCAGATTTATCTATTGTAAATTCAACCAATAcgattcaaattgatgatccaTCCGAATTGAAAGCAAATCAAAAACCTaaatcacaaacaaatgCCGTTACATATGAACAATTTATCCGCTATAAAGATCTATGGCATAATACAGATGATGGTGCTGGTACGGAATTTGATCCAGCTGCTGTAGCAATGCTTGGTGCACCATTTCTTGCACGACTATTTCCATGGAAAAAGATTAAACCACAAAAACCACCACGTTGTTATCTGAAACGTCGTCGTCATAATCATACATGTAATGCAAGTAATCGAAATACATGTTGTAAAtatgtaaacaacaacaacaacaacagcaacaacaataataatcataataataataataataataatggtcgaTTAAGTGCTAATGGATGTGCACTTTGTGCTTATCGAGATCGATCATTAAATAATATTTTACGAAGAAATATAAATACAACGCGACAATCAAGTTTTTATGTTGTAAATGGTAAGGAGAAAAATTCTGTGGCCGGATCCGGAAGATTATCCAGTACTGATCCATTGAATT CACCAGTACgaacatcattgaataatcataattcaatgattaaaacaaaaaatggaatatttGGTGATAGTatgcaatcatcattgaatgatttgaaacaatattatagatatcaacaacaaaacaattatcatcataatcaaaatcatcaccaccaccaccatcatcatcataattttcatcattcacaatttggtggtggtaatcaATTATATCAATCGGTTTATACAAAATATTTGgacaatgattataatgaattatttaaTAAATTGGAAGATATCAGTATACATAATGGTGGTACTGGCAATggtaataatggtaatattACTGATATATTCACATTGGAACGACAagaagatgaagaatttttgaatataattaAAGAATTAAAACTAGTCGATAgtgattttgattgtgaatatgatgatgaaattaatcgtaatgataatggtcatCCTGATAATGGTCATCCTGATAAtggtcatcatgatgatgatgatgatgatgatgttgatgatgatgaatcagatgatgatgctgatgctaatgatgatcaacaaacagaaggacattattcatttgaaatgaaaactgacgatgaagatgaagatgatgatgaagatttagatgatgatgacgatgatgatgaagtcgatgaggatgatgatgatgatgatgatgatgatgatggtagtggTGATATTGTGAAACCgccaaaaattgaaaataataaaaaaaattatattggAAAACAAATGACGACGAAAAGAAGTATATCAGCAACAAATAGCCTTAGTAATTCAAGTAGTCGTAGTAATAGTAAACATcgtaatcataataataatcagataaatcaacaacaaaattctgattgttgttgttcatgtgattgttttaaaaaagaaaaattgacaaatggTTTACCGAATCTTTCAAAtcacaacaataataataattttattgatgataatgaccatTATGAAAATGGTGGCGGTGAatctgatgataataataatggtggtggtaatagtGAACGTAgagtaaagaaaaaacaaaaaaatgaatggtcATTAACCGAACAGATAACACCATTTCAAACGTTGAAACGGCCAAATCAAAAATGGGTCTGGGATTTAGCATTCTCAGCCGATTCACAATATGTTTTCACTG cATCATCCGATCATTATGTACGATTATGGTCAGTTTATAGTGGTCAAATGACACGTGAATATAGTGGCCATCAAAAAGCAGTTACGGCATTAGCATTTtctgatgtttttgttgaataa
- the LOC124500006 gene encoding B-cell receptor-associated protein 29 translates to MSLQWTLIATFLYVEIALIVLMLLSIIKPRFWRSFFQSRFMTVVAAQSNLYLVAFIGVLLLFFVESVREFHKYSSKLNTNDRMYVGSSAFYEDQMRVFRGQRNFYISGFALLCVFIIKRLIRLFGEMAQLKAESEASIRQARNAAELASQTLSASTKTTTTTNNDQQQIPLEKENAALKETIDELEKKLKKAQTDLKAMERQSVNTNKAFDEMAEKLARYEASADSRKDK, encoded by the exons ATGTCACTTCAATGGACATTGATTGCAACATTTCTTTACGTGGAAATTGCATTGATTGTTTTAATGTTATTGTCGATTATTAAACCACGATT TTGgcgatcattttttcaatctcgTTTTATGACCGTAGTGGCGGCACAATCAAATCTTTATCTGGTTGCATTTATCGGTGTTTTActcttgttttttgttg AATCGGTTCGAGAATTTCATAAATATTCAAGTAAATTGAATACAAATGATCGTATGTATGTTGGATCATCGGCATTTTATGAAGATCAGATGCGTGTATTTCGTGGTCAACGAAATTTTTACATTTCTGGTTTTGCCTTGCTCTGTGTATTCATTATAAAACGTTTAATACGATTGTTTGGTGAAATGGCACAATTGAAAGCCGAATCAGAAGCATCCATTCGTCAGGCACGTAATGCAGCCGAATTGGCAAGCCAAACATTATCGGCttcaacgaaaacaacaaccacaacaaataatgatcaacaacagattccattggaaaaagaaaatgctGCATTAAAAGAAACGAttgatgaattggaaaaaaaattgaaaaaagctCAAACCGATCTAAAAGCAATGGAAAGACAATCGGTCAATACAAATAAAGCGTTTGATGAAATGGCTGAAAAATTGGCACGTTATGAG